The Desmonostoc muscorum LEGE 12446 genome includes a region encoding these proteins:
- a CDS encoding aspartoacylase, translated as MSQIERVAIVGGTHGNELTGVHLVKKFQQHPNLINKQSLETLVLLGNAKAITEGKRYIDKDLNRCFSNQDLQNPNLLSYEDKRAKEIKQILQPQNQSFADVIIDLHSTTANMGLSLIFCEMHPLLLSLAAYLSSINPLVRVCINPQSKEGGFLRSLCELGFVIEVGAVAQNVLNAELFQQTEQLIYAILDYFEWCNQGNIPQINSSLTLYQYISTIDYPRDERGEIQAMIHPHVQFRDYHPLNPGEPIFLTFAGKNILYEGVSTVYPIFINEAAYYEKGIAMHLTQKQQKVV; from the coding sequence ATGAGTCAGATTGAACGAGTGGCGATCGTTGGAGGAACCCACGGTAATGAATTAACAGGAGTACACTTAGTCAAAAAGTTTCAGCAACATCCAAATTTAATTAACAAACAAAGTTTAGAAACTTTGGTGTTACTTGGTAATGCCAAAGCTATTACAGAAGGTAAACGTTACATTGACAAAGATTTAAATCGCTGCTTCAGCAATCAAGACTTACAAAACCCAAATCTCTTAAGTTACGAAGATAAGCGGGCGAAAGAAATTAAACAGATACTGCAACCACAAAATCAGTCTTTTGCAGATGTAATCATTGATTTACATAGCACAACTGCCAACATGGGGCTAAGTTTAATTTTTTGTGAGATGCATCCTTTATTACTTAGCTTAGCTGCTTATTTAAGTTCGATAAATCCTTTAGTGAGAGTGTGTATTAATCCACAATCAAAAGAAGGTGGTTTTCTACGTTCTTTGTGCGAATTAGGTTTTGTAATCGAAGTTGGTGCTGTAGCTCAAAATGTCTTAAATGCTGAATTGTTTCAACAAACAGAACAGCTTATTTACGCAATTTTGGACTATTTTGAATGGTGTAACCAAGGTAATATTCCACAGATAAACAGCAGCTTGACACTCTATCAATACATTAGCACTATTGATTATCCCAGAGATGAACGCGGGGAAATTCAAGCCATGATTCATCCCCATGTTCAGTTTCGGGATTATCACCCTCTGAATCCAGGTGAGCCAATATTTCTGACTTTTGCAGGAAAAAATATTTTATATGAGGGGGTATCTACTGTTTATCCTATTTTTATTAATGAAGCAGCCTATTATGAAAAAGGAATTGCAATGCATTTAACTCAAAAGCAACAAAAGGTAGTTTAA